A stretch of the Actinotalea sp. JY-7876 genome encodes the following:
- a CDS encoding Mrp/NBP35 family ATP-binding protein: MDGMPAPTVESVTAALAGVIDPEIRRPITELGMVRSVELSPAADGAAAVVVGVDLTTAGCPMRDTITRDVTATVQALEGVSSVTVDLGVMSAEQRAELRSMLRGGAAEPVIPFAQPDSLTRVYAIASGKGGVGKSSVTANLAVAMAQQGLKVGVVDADVYGFSIPAMLGVTQAPTKVDDMILPPVAHGVKVISIGMFVPAGQPVVWRGPMLHRALQQFLADVFWGDLDVLLLDLPPGTGDIAISVAQLLPTSELVVVTTPQPAAAEVAERAGSIALQTRQQLVGVVENMSWLEQPDGTRVEVFGAGGGQSVADNLTRATGAPVRLLGQVPLDLELRAAGDAGTPVVLTSPDSPGARVLRDIASALAHRSRGLAGRSLGLSPVTR; encoded by the coding sequence ATGGACGGCATGCCTGCTCCCACCGTCGAGTCCGTCACCGCAGCTCTGGCCGGCGTCATCGACCCCGAGATCCGACGCCCGATCACCGAGCTCGGGATGGTGCGCTCGGTGGAGCTGTCGCCCGCCGCGGACGGCGCGGCCGCCGTCGTCGTCGGCGTGGACCTCACGACCGCCGGGTGCCCGATGCGCGACACCATCACGCGTGACGTGACCGCCACCGTCCAGGCGCTCGAGGGGGTCTCGTCCGTGACGGTGGATCTGGGCGTGATGAGCGCGGAGCAGCGGGCCGAGCTGCGCTCCATGCTCCGCGGCGGCGCGGCCGAGCCGGTCATCCCGTTCGCCCAGCCGGACAGCCTCACGCGGGTCTACGCGATCGCGTCCGGCAAGGGCGGCGTGGGCAAGTCCTCGGTCACCGCGAACCTCGCGGTCGCCATGGCGCAGCAGGGCCTCAAGGTCGGCGTCGTCGACGCGGACGTCTACGGGTTCTCGATCCCGGCGATGCTCGGCGTCACGCAGGCACCGACCAAGGTCGACGACATGATCCTGCCGCCGGTCGCGCACGGCGTGAAGGTGATCTCGATCGGCATGTTCGTGCCGGCGGGCCAGCCCGTGGTGTGGCGCGGGCCGATGCTCCACCGCGCGCTGCAGCAGTTCCTCGCCGACGTCTTCTGGGGCGACCTGGACGTGCTCCTGCTGGACCTCCCCCCGGGGACCGGTGACATCGCGATCTCCGTCGCGCAGCTGCTGCCGACCAGCGAGCTCGTCGTCGTCACGACGCCGCAGCCCGCCGCCGCCGAGGTGGCTGAGCGCGCCGGCTCGATCGCGCTCCAGACGCGCCAGCAGCTGGTCGGCGTCGTCGAGAACATGTCCTGGCTCGAGCAGCCGGACGGCACGCGCGTCGAGGTCTTCGGCGCCGGCGGCGGGCAGTCCGTCGCGGACAACCTCACGCGCGCGACCGGTGCGCCGGTGCGCCTGCTCGGCCAGGTCCCGCTGGACCTCGAGCTCCGCGCGGCGGGCGACGCCGGGACCCCGGTCGTCCTGACCTCCCCGGACTCGCCCGGCGCCCGCGTGCTGCGCGACATCGCCTCCGCCCTCGCCCACCGCTCGCGCGGGCTCGCGGGCCGATCGCTCGGCCTCTCCCCCGTCACCCGTTGA
- a CDS encoding DeoR/GlpR family DNA-binding transcription regulator, with protein MLAQQRQDLILARVRTAGAVRVADLVASLDVSDMTIRRDIAELARRGLVHRVHGGAVDARQAAHEPAFGAKRELAASQKRAIARAALAEIEPGSAVALSAGTTTHALAELIAASPALRPLTVVTNSLPAADALHRPDDRELTVVLTGGTRTPSDALVGPIALRTLETLRVDVAFLGVHGVDLDAGLTTPNLLEADTDRALVRAAARTVVLADTSKWGAVGLSRIADLSEVAVLVCDDALPDEAAADLRERVDRLVLAPTYDDGGPGGRELSGHDDDAPRATQPPDRSTGPSAAPARPPGES; from the coding sequence ATGCTTGCGCAGCAGCGGCAAGACCTGATCCTCGCCCGCGTCCGCACCGCCGGGGCGGTGCGGGTGGCGGACCTCGTCGCGAGCCTCGACGTGTCGGACATGACGATCCGCCGGGACATCGCCGAGCTCGCGCGCCGCGGGCTCGTGCACCGGGTCCACGGCGGCGCCGTCGACGCACGCCAGGCCGCCCACGAGCCCGCCTTCGGCGCGAAGCGTGAGCTCGCCGCCTCGCAGAAGCGCGCGATCGCACGGGCGGCCCTGGCCGAGATCGAGCCGGGGAGCGCCGTCGCGCTCTCGGCCGGCACGACGACGCACGCGCTCGCCGAGCTCATCGCCGCGAGCCCGGCGCTGCGGCCCCTGACCGTGGTGACCAACTCGCTGCCCGCGGCCGACGCGCTGCACCGCCCCGACGACCGCGAGCTCACGGTCGTCCTCACCGGCGGCACCCGGACGCCGTCGGACGCGCTCGTGGGACCCATCGCTCTGCGCACGCTCGAGACGCTCCGCGTCGACGTCGCCTTCCTCGGCGTCCACGGCGTCGACCTCGACGCCGGGCTGACCACGCCGAACCTCCTCGAGGCCGACACGGACCGCGCGCTCGTGCGGGCCGCGGCCCGCACCGTCGTGCTCGCCGACACCTCCAAGTGGGGCGCCGTCGGCCTGAGCCGGATCGCCGACCTGTCCGAGGTGGCGGTGCTCGTGTGCGACGACGCCCTGCCCGACGAGGCCGCCGCGGATCTGCGCGAGCGCGTGGACCGCCTCGTCCTGGCCCCCACGTACGACGACGGCGGACCCGGCGGCCGCGAGCTCTCGGGCCACGACGACGACGCCCCCCGCGCCACCCAGCCGCCCGACCGGAGCACCGGCCCGTCCGCGGCCCCGGCGCGCCCACCAGGAGAGTCATGA
- the galT gene encoding galactose-1-phosphate uridylyltransferase, producing MTGSTPTDDHRAHVRRTATTLADGRPFLYFDDSEPYVSGGATRRLDDPRPLGERFAPAQPGGSPQGPEMRLDPLTGEWVPMASHRMNRTFLPAADACPLCPARTADDGSGYSDGEVPDTDYDVVVFENRFPALMQLPGLTRADGWDVDGEPLWPAAPAAGRCEVVCFSADHTSSFADLTPRRVRTIVEAWADRTAELGALPGIEQVFCFENRGQEIGVTLPHPHGQIYAFPFVAPRTQAMLRQAAAYRERTGGHLLHDVVAAERRAGTRVVLESEHWVAYVPAAARWPVEVHLAPKRDVLDLPGLTGAERDDLAVTYLELLRRLDRFFVEPDAPDGEPGRAIPLPYIAGWHQAVVGEGRELGRLHLQVFSVLRAPGKLKYLAGVESGVGAWISDTTPERIAARLQEVAA from the coding sequence ATGACCGGCAGCACCCCGACCGACGACCACCGCGCGCACGTCCGCAGGACGGCGACGACGCTCGCCGACGGTCGCCCGTTCCTCTACTTCGACGACTCCGAGCCGTACGTCTCGGGCGGCGCCACGAGGCGCCTGGACGACCCCCGCCCGCTGGGCGAGCGCTTCGCCCCCGCCCAGCCGGGCGGGAGCCCTCAGGGCCCCGAGATGCGCCTCGACCCGCTGACGGGCGAGTGGGTCCCGATGGCCTCGCACCGCATGAACCGCACCTTCCTGCCGGCCGCCGACGCCTGCCCGCTGTGCCCGGCACGGACCGCCGACGACGGCTCCGGCTACTCGGACGGCGAGGTGCCGGACACGGACTACGACGTGGTCGTGTTCGAGAACCGCTTCCCCGCGCTGATGCAGCTGCCGGGCCTGACGCGCGCGGACGGCTGGGACGTCGACGGCGAGCCGTTGTGGCCCGCGGCCCCGGCCGCCGGACGCTGCGAGGTGGTCTGCTTCAGCGCCGACCACACGAGCTCCTTCGCCGACCTGACACCGCGGCGGGTGCGCACCATCGTCGAGGCGTGGGCCGACCGCACCGCCGAGCTCGGCGCCCTGCCCGGCATCGAGCAGGTCTTCTGCTTCGAGAACCGCGGCCAGGAGATCGGCGTGACGCTCCCCCACCCGCACGGGCAGATCTACGCGTTCCCCTTCGTCGCGCCGCGCACGCAGGCGATGCTGCGCCAGGCCGCCGCGTACCGCGAGCGCACCGGCGGCCACCTGCTGCACGACGTCGTCGCGGCGGAGCGGCGGGCGGGCACGCGGGTCGTGCTGGAGTCCGAGCACTGGGTCGCGTACGTGCCGGCGGCCGCGCGCTGGCCCGTCGAGGTGCATCTCGCACCGAAGCGCGACGTGCTCGACCTGCCCGGCCTCACGGGCGCCGAGCGCGACGACCTCGCGGTCACCTACCTCGAGCTGCTGCGCCGGCTCGACCGGTTCTTCGTCGAGCCGGACGCGCCCGACGGCGAGCCGGGCCGGGCCATCCCGCTGCCCTACATCGCGGGCTGGCACCAGGCCGTCGTCGGCGAGGGCCGCGAGCTGGGACGCCTGCACCTGCAGGTCTTCTCGGTGCTCCGCGCGCCCGGCAAGCTCAAGTACCTGGCCGGCGTGGAGTCGGGCGTCGGCGCCTGGATCAGCGACACGACGCCCGAGCGGATCGCCGCGCGCCTGCAGGAGGTCGCGGCGTGA
- the galK gene encoding galactokinase, protein MSAVEPLVAWDRAQAAVRATDAFTVRFDAAPDGVWSAPGRVNVIGEHTDYNGGLCLPIALPHRTYVALRRRRADAGLAPGTVRLASAQEADGGLVTMDLADVAPGTVPGWAAYVVGVAWALREAGHAVDGFDAVVDSCVPYGAGMSSSAALECAVAVGLDDLHGLGLGGDDAGRAALAEACIRAENDIAGAPTGGMDQAASLRCRAGHALLLDCRDGSTRHIPLDLERHGLTLLVVDTRAEHQLADGQYARRRAACERAAAHLGVATLREVTDLDAALAALGSLDPSTGEDDVDVVRRRVRHVVTEIERVREVERLLDAGDVDAVGPVLSAAHASLRDDYEVSCRELDVAVEAATAAGALGGRMVGGGFGGSAVALVRTRDVDRVSRAVAQAFAAEGLTAPAFLLATASGPAGRD, encoded by the coding sequence GTGAGCGCCGTCGAGCCGCTGGTCGCGTGGGACCGGGCGCAGGCCGCCGTGCGCGCGACGGACGCGTTCACGGTGCGGTTCGACGCCGCGCCCGACGGCGTGTGGTCCGCACCCGGGCGGGTCAACGTCATCGGCGAGCACACCGACTACAACGGCGGGCTCTGCCTGCCGATCGCCCTGCCGCACCGCACCTACGTCGCGCTGCGCCGGCGCCGGGCCGACGCCGGCCTCGCGCCGGGCACGGTGCGCCTCGCGTCGGCCCAGGAGGCCGACGGCGGGCTCGTCACGATGGACCTGGCCGACGTCGCGCCGGGCACGGTACCCGGCTGGGCCGCCTACGTCGTCGGCGTCGCGTGGGCGCTGCGCGAGGCGGGCCACGCGGTCGACGGCTTCGACGCCGTCGTCGACTCGTGCGTGCCGTACGGCGCCGGGATGTCCTCGTCCGCCGCGCTCGAGTGCGCGGTGGCCGTCGGGCTCGACGACCTCCACGGGCTCGGGCTGGGCGGCGACGACGCCGGCCGCGCCGCCCTGGCCGAGGCGTGCATCCGGGCCGAGAACGACATCGCGGGCGCGCCGACGGGCGGCATGGACCAGGCCGCCTCGCTGCGCTGCCGTGCCGGTCACGCCCTCCTGCTGGACTGCCGCGACGGGTCGACGCGCCACATCCCGCTCGACCTGGAGCGCCACGGGCTGACCCTGCTCGTGGTCGACACGCGCGCCGAGCACCAGCTCGCCGACGGCCAGTACGCGCGGCGCCGCGCGGCGTGCGAGCGCGCGGCCGCCCACCTCGGTGTCGCCACGCTCCGGGAGGTCACGGACCTGGACGCCGCGCTCGCGGCGCTCGGCTCGCTCGACCCGTCGACCGGCGAGGACGACGTCGACGTCGTGCGCCGGCGGGTGCGGCACGTCGTGACCGAGATCGAGCGCGTCCGCGAGGTGGAGCGGCTCCTCGACGCGGGCGACGTCGACGCGGTCGGCCCCGTCCTGAGCGCGGCCCACGCGTCGCTGCGCGACGACTACGAGGTGAGCTGCCGCGAGCTCGACGTCGCCGTCGAGGCCGCCACCGCCGCCGGTGCGCTGGGCGGCCGCATGGTCGGCGGCGGCTTCGGCGGCTCCGCGGTCGCTCTCGTACGCACGCGCGACGTCGACCGCGTCTCGCGCGCCGTCGCGCAGGCCTTCGCGGCCGAGGGGCTCACCGCCCCGGCCTTCCTGCTCGCGACCGCGAGCGGTCCCGCCGGGCGGGACTGA
- a CDS encoding ABC transporter ATP-binding protein, whose product MSVVELFDVTAPEPEPGVEPPVIELRGLSRTFPGTEPVRALKSVDLRVQRGDYVSIIGPSGSGKSTLLHILGLLDRPTEGDYLLDGLATGQASDEDRATLRGGRIGFVFQSFHLLPHRSVLDNVLLATLYSGVPRAERRDRALAALDRVGLNHRLDFLPTVMSGGERQRVAVARAVVAGPAVLLADEPTGNLDSENSAGVLDLFDELHADGLTLVVITHDPGVSARAQRRIRIADGLLTEVA is encoded by the coding sequence ATGAGCGTCGTCGAGCTGTTCGACGTCACCGCGCCCGAACCGGAGCCCGGGGTCGAGCCGCCGGTCATCGAGCTCCGGGGTCTGAGCCGGACGTTCCCGGGCACCGAGCCGGTCCGCGCCCTGAAGTCGGTCGACCTGCGCGTCCAGCGGGGCGACTACGTCTCGATCATCGGGCCGTCCGGGTCCGGCAAGTCGACCCTGCTCCACATCCTCGGCCTCCTCGACCGGCCGACCGAGGGCGACTACCTGCTGGACGGGCTCGCCACCGGGCAGGCCTCGGACGAGGACCGCGCCACGCTGCGCGGCGGGCGCATCGGCTTCGTCTTCCAGTCCTTCCACCTGCTGCCGCACCGCAGCGTGCTCGACAACGTCCTGCTCGCCACGCTGTACAGCGGCGTCCCGCGCGCCGAGCGCCGCGACCGCGCGCTGGCGGCGCTCGACCGGGTGGGGCTCAACCACCGCCTCGACTTCCTGCCCACGGTGATGTCCGGCGGCGAGCGCCAGCGGGTGGCCGTGGCCCGCGCGGTGGTCGCGGGCCCGGCGGTGCTCCTGGCGGACGAGCCGACGGGCAACCTCGACTCCGAGAACTCCGCGGGCGTGCTCGACCTGTTCGACGAGCTCCACGCCGACGGCCTGACGCTCGTCGTCATCACGCACGACCCCGGCGTCTCCGCGCGCGCCCAGCGGCGCATCCGGATCGCCGACGGCCTGCTCACCGAGGTGGCGTGA
- a CDS encoding ABC transporter permease, whose translation MAGIAPLTALPRRLLARAGRRRPTSVVPRGPKGDRFGLRDLVNEAAHGIGARPGRLVLTIIGTVLGVGSLVVTVGLAQTAAGQIAAQFDAVAATQVVVEPATARTAGGERAAGTIPWDVEDRLGRLAGVEAAGAVAPVDVDGATITAVPVNDPSAPTLASPEVRATSPGLLDAVRGSVVTGRYFDAGHDERADRVVVLGSRAATRLGVHRVDRQPSIFIGERSFTVIGIIDDVKRRSDLLDAVILPVGTARAVFGLQGLEQAHATIAVGAGPVVGDQAPLALAPNNPDSLEVQVPPPASAVRENVQADIDAIFLALGAVALLVGGLGIANITLLSVRERIGEIGLRRALGASKRNIGNQFLAESMVIGLLGGLIGAAIGVLVVVAVSLGKEWTPILDPLVAIGASLLGGLIGLGAGTYPALKAAGIEPITALRGGTG comes from the coding sequence ATGGCGGGCATCGCTCCGCTGACGGCGCTGCCCCGGCGCCTGCTCGCCCGCGCCGGGCGCCGTCGGCCGACGTCGGTCGTGCCGCGCGGCCCCAAGGGCGACCGGTTCGGCCTGCGCGACCTCGTCAACGAGGCCGCCCACGGCATCGGTGCCCGCCCCGGGCGCCTCGTCCTGACGATCATCGGGACCGTGCTGGGCGTCGGGTCGCTGGTCGTGACGGTCGGCCTCGCCCAGACCGCGGCCGGGCAGATCGCCGCCCAGTTCGACGCGGTCGCCGCGACGCAGGTCGTCGTCGAGCCCGCGACGGCGCGCACCGCCGGCGGTGAGCGCGCCGCGGGCACCATCCCGTGGGACGTCGAGGACCGCCTGGGGCGTCTCGCGGGTGTCGAGGCGGCCGGCGCCGTCGCACCGGTCGACGTCGACGGCGCGACCATCACCGCCGTGCCGGTCAACGACCCGTCGGCGCCGACGCTCGCGTCACCGGAGGTCCGGGCCACCAGCCCCGGCCTGCTCGACGCCGTCCGCGGCTCGGTCGTCACGGGTCGGTACTTCGACGCCGGCCACGACGAGCGCGCCGACCGCGTCGTGGTGCTCGGGTCGCGCGCCGCGACCCGCCTGGGCGTGCACCGCGTGGACCGTCAGCCGTCCATCTTCATCGGCGAGCGCTCGTTCACCGTGATCGGCATCATCGACGACGTCAAGCGCCGCAGCGACCTCCTGGACGCCGTGATCCTGCCCGTCGGCACCGCGCGCGCCGTCTTCGGCCTGCAGGGCCTGGAGCAGGCGCACGCGACGATCGCCGTCGGCGCCGGACCCGTCGTGGGCGACCAGGCCCCGCTGGCGCTCGCGCCCAACAACCCGGACTCGCTGGAGGTCCAGGTGCCGCCCCCGGCGTCGGCCGTCCGCGAGAACGTCCAGGCGGACATCGACGCGATCTTCCTGGCCCTGGGCGCGGTCGCCCTGCTCGTCGGCGGCCTGGGCATCGCCAACATCACCCTGCTCTCCGTCCGGGAGCGGATCGGCGAGATCGGGCTGCGCCGCGCCCTGGGGGCGAGCAAGCGCAACATCGGCAACCAGTTCCTGGCGGAGTCCATGGTGATCGGCCTCCTCGGCGGCCTCATCGGCGCCGCGATCGGCGTGCTCGTCGTCGTGGCCGTCTCGCTCGGCAAGGAGTGGACGCCGATCCTCGACCCGCTCGTGGCCATCGGGGCCTCGCTCCTGGGCGGCCTGATCGGGCTCGGGGCGGGCACCTACCCGGCGCTCAAGGCGGCCGGCATCGAGCCGATCACCGCGCTGCGCGGCGGCACGGGCTGA
- a CDS encoding exodeoxyribonuclease III, translating to MLSIATVNVNGIRAAVRRGMDAWLASRRPDVVLLQEVRAPQESVADAFAPGEWDLAHAESEVKGRSGVAIASRLPMRAVRIGLDGTLDVPGNTGRWVEADLELPAGRTLTVVSTYIHSGTVGTPSMAEKYGFLERVTARLAELRADGGLAVVAGDVNIAHTEADIKNWKGNVGKAGFLPEERAYLDRWFDAGWVDLGRRLGGDGPGPYTWWSWRGKAFDNDAGWRIDYQIASPELAAAAVKAEVDRAATYDARFSDHAPLVVGYDV from the coding sequence GTGCTGAGCATCGCGACCGTCAACGTCAACGGGATCCGCGCCGCCGTGCGGCGCGGCATGGACGCGTGGCTCGCGTCCCGGCGGCCCGACGTCGTCCTGCTGCAGGAGGTCCGCGCGCCGCAGGAGTCCGTCGCGGACGCGTTCGCGCCGGGGGAGTGGGACCTCGCGCACGCGGAGTCCGAGGTCAAGGGGCGCTCCGGCGTCGCGATCGCGTCCCGGCTGCCGATGCGTGCGGTCCGGATCGGCCTCGACGGCACCCTCGACGTCCCCGGCAACACCGGGCGCTGGGTCGAGGCGGACCTCGAGCTGCCGGCGGGGCGCACGCTGACCGTCGTGTCGACGTACATCCACTCGGGCACCGTGGGCACGCCGTCGATGGCCGAGAAGTACGGCTTCCTCGAGCGGGTGACCGCGCGGCTCGCCGAGCTGCGGGCCGACGGCGGCCTCGCCGTCGTGGCGGGCGACGTGAACATCGCCCACACGGAGGCGGACATCAAGAACTGGAAGGGCAACGTCGGCAAGGCGGGCTTCCTGCCGGAGGAGCGCGCCTACCTCGACCGCTGGTTCGACGCCGGCTGGGTCGACCTGGGCCGGCGCCTGGGCGGCGACGGCCCGGGGCCGTACACGTGGTGGTCGTGGCGCGGCAAGGCGTTCGACAACGACGCCGGCTGGCGCATCGACTACCAGATCGCGTCCCCCGAGCTCGCGGCCGCCGCGGTCAAGGCCGAGGTCGACCGCGCGGCGACGTACGACGCGCGCTTCAGCGACCACGCGCCGCTGGTCGTGGGCTACGACGTCTGA
- a CDS encoding VOC family protein: protein MIGRLETVVLDCVDPRAAAQFYAAVLGLEIVREDGGWIDLGPPGAGPDRRVLSFQHAPDHVPPTWPDPTVPQQFHLDIEVADIERAQEQVLALGARRLPWEEPGFRVYADPAGHPFCLTYATAPDDAADAVTPSEH, encoded by the coding sequence ATGATCGGACGCCTCGAGACCGTGGTCCTGGACTGCGTCGACCCGCGCGCGGCCGCGCAGTTCTACGCCGCCGTCCTCGGCCTGGAGATCGTGCGCGAGGACGGGGGCTGGATCGACCTCGGCCCGCCCGGCGCGGGCCCCGACCGGCGCGTGCTCTCGTTCCAGCACGCGCCGGACCACGTGCCGCCGACGTGGCCGGACCCGACCGTCCCGCAGCAGTTCCACCTGGACATCGAGGTCGCGGACATCGAGCGTGCCCAGGAGCAGGTGCTGGCGCTCGGGGCCCGCCGGCTGCCGTGGGAGGAGCCGGGCTTCCGGGTCTACGCGGACCCGGCCGGCCACCCCTTCTGCCTCACCTACGCCACCGCGCCGGACGACGCCGCGGACGCCGTCACGCCGTCGGAGCACTGA
- a CDS encoding VOC family protein: MGDVRPHLWFSSGAEEAAEFYAATVKNSAVTRVARAPEGVPGVEGGVAFIVDFVLDGMPVTAINAGPQFRLDEAFSFYLTCHSQEEVDHYWEALAAGGGEHSECGWLRDRWGVSWQVVPAQLDDIMAGPDAEGVNRAMQAMLGMGKLDIAALQAAYDGREVSAPTA; the protein is encoded by the coding sequence ATGGGAGACGTCCGACCGCACCTGTGGTTCAGCTCGGGTGCCGAGGAGGCGGCGGAGTTCTACGCCGCGACGGTGAAGAACTCGGCGGTCACGCGGGTCGCGCGGGCGCCCGAGGGGGTCCCGGGGGTCGAGGGCGGCGTCGCGTTCATCGTCGACTTCGTCCTGGACGGGATGCCCGTGACCGCGATCAACGCGGGTCCGCAGTTCCGGCTCGACGAGGCGTTCTCGTTCTACCTCACCTGTCACTCGCAGGAGGAGGTGGACCACTACTGGGAGGCGCTCGCGGCGGGGGGCGGTGAGCACAGCGAGTGCGGGTGGCTCAGGGACCGCTGGGGCGTCTCGTGGCAGGTCGTCCCGGCGCAGCTCGACGACATCATGGCCGGCCCGGACGCCGAGGGCGTCAACCGCGCGATGCAGGCGATGCTCGGCATGGGCAAGCTCGACATCGCGGCGCTGCAGGCCGCGTACGACGGCCGCGAGGTCAGTGCTCCGACGGCGTGA
- a CDS encoding bifunctional methylenetetrahydrofolate dehydrogenase/methenyltetrahydrofolate cyclohydrolase produces MTARVLDGTATAAAIKAELTTRVAALAERGVRPGLGTLLVGSDPGSTWYVNGKHKDCAEVGIASIREDLPETATQEEIEAAVERLNRDPACTGFIVQLPLPKGIDTNRVLELVDPDKDADGLHPTNLGRLVLRVNEAVTSSLPCTPRGIIELLERHGVELNGAHVVVVGRGTTVGRSIGLLLTRRAVNATVTLTHTGTRDLASHTRTADVVVAAAGVPGIITADMVKPGAAVIDVGVSRVTDPATGTTRVAGDVDPGVAEVAAWLSPNPGGVGPMTRAMLLANVVDAAEAAAPA; encoded by the coding sequence GTGACCGCGCGCGTCCTGGACGGGACGGCGACGGCCGCGGCCATCAAGGCGGAGCTGACGACGCGCGTCGCCGCGCTCGCCGAGCGCGGCGTCCGCCCGGGCCTCGGCACGCTGCTCGTCGGGTCGGACCCGGGCTCCACCTGGTACGTCAACGGCAAGCACAAGGACTGCGCGGAGGTCGGCATCGCGTCGATCCGCGAGGACCTGCCCGAGACCGCGACGCAGGAGGAGATCGAGGCCGCCGTCGAGCGCCTCAACCGGGACCCGGCGTGCACGGGCTTCATCGTCCAGCTGCCGCTGCCGAAGGGCATCGACACCAACCGCGTGCTCGAGCTCGTGGACCCGGACAAGGACGCGGACGGCCTGCACCCGACCAACCTCGGGCGCCTCGTGCTGCGCGTCAACGAGGCGGTCACCTCCTCGCTGCCCTGCACGCCGCGCGGGATCATCGAGCTGCTCGAACGGCACGGCGTCGAGCTGAACGGCGCGCACGTCGTCGTCGTCGGGCGGGGCACGACGGTGGGCCGCTCGATCGGGCTGCTGCTCACGCGGCGCGCGGTCAACGCGACGGTCACCCTCACGCACACGGGCACGCGGGACCTGGCGTCGCACACCCGCACGGCCGACGTCGTCGTGGCGGCGGCGGGCGTGCCCGGCATCATCACGGCCGACATGGTCAAGCCCGGCGCCGCCGTGATCGACGTCGGCGTCTCGCGGGTCACCGACCCGGCCACCGGCACGACCCGCGTCGCGGGCGACGTGGACCCGGGCGTCGCCGAGGTCGCGGCGTGGCTCTCGCCGAACCCGGGCGGCGTCGGGCCGATGACGCGCGCGATGCTGCTGGCGAACGTCGTCGACGCCGCGGAGGCGGCCGCCCCCGCCTGA
- the glyA gene encoding serine hydroxymethyltransferase: MSSDRTLDQPLSELDPEIAAVLDGELARQRDTLEMIASENFVPRAVLQAQGSVLTNKYAEGYPGRRYYGGCEQVDVAETLAITRAKELFGAQHANVQPHSGATANAAVMHALANAGDRLLGLELAHGGHLTHGMKINFSGKLYDVGAYGVDPDTFLVDMDVVRERALEHRPQVIVAGWSAYPRHLDFAAFRAIADEVGARLWVDMAHFAGLVAAGLHPSPVPHADVVSSTVHKTIGGPRSGFILTTDELAKKIDSAVFPGQQGGPLMHVIAAKAVSFKIAGTAEFRERQERTLEGARIIADRLSQPDVAGAGVSVLTGGTDVHLVLVDLRKSDLDGQQAEDLLHAVGITVNRNAVPFDPRPPRVTSGLRIGTPALATRGFGATEFTEVADLIATALVQGQATDVDALAARVARLTEAFPLYPGLQQ, translated from the coding sequence ATGAGCTCCGACCGAACGCTCGACCAGCCGCTGTCCGAGCTGGACCCCGAGATCGCCGCCGTCCTCGACGGTGAGCTGGCTCGCCAGCGCGACACGCTCGAGATGATCGCGAGCGAGAACTTCGTGCCCCGCGCGGTCCTGCAGGCCCAGGGCTCCGTCCTGACGAACAAGTACGCCGAGGGCTACCCGGGCCGGCGGTACTACGGCGGCTGCGAGCAGGTCGACGTCGCGGAGACCCTCGCGATCACGCGGGCCAAGGAGCTCTTCGGCGCCCAGCACGCCAACGTCCAGCCGCACTCGGGGGCCACGGCGAACGCGGCGGTCATGCACGCGCTCGCGAACGCGGGGGACCGGCTCCTCGGCCTCGAGCTCGCGCACGGTGGCCACCTCACGCACGGCATGAAGATCAACTTCTCGGGCAAGCTGTACGACGTCGGCGCGTACGGGGTCGACCCCGACACGTTCCTCGTCGACATGGACGTCGTGCGCGAGCGGGCCCTCGAGCACCGCCCGCAGGTCATCGTCGCGGGCTGGTCGGCGTACCCGCGGCACCTCGACTTCGCCGCCTTCCGCGCGATCGCCGACGAGGTCGGCGCGCGCCTGTGGGTCGACATGGCGCACTTCGCGGGCCTGGTGGCCGCCGGCCTGCACCCCAGCCCGGTGCCGCACGCCGACGTCGTCTCCTCCACCGTCCACAAGACGATCGGCGGCCCGCGCTCGGGCTTCATCCTCACCACGGACGAGCTCGCGAAGAAGATCGACTCCGCCGTCTTCCCGGGTCAGCAGGGCGGCCCGCTCATGCACGTCATCGCCGCCAAGGCCGTGTCCTTCAAGATCGCCGGCACGGCGGAGTTCCGCGAGCGCCAGGAGCGCACCCTGGAGGGTGCGCGGATCATCGCCGACCGGCTCTCGCAGCCCGACGTCGCCGGTGCCGGGGTCTCGGTCCTCACCGGCGGCACGGACGTGCACCTCGTGCTCGTCGACCTGCGGAAGTCCGACCTCGACGGCCAGCAGGCGGAGGACCTCCTGCACGCCGTCGGCATCACGGTGAACCGCAACGCGGTGCCCTTCGACCCGCGCCCGCCGCGCGTGACGTCCGGCCTGCGGATCGGCACGCCGGCGCTTGCGACGCGCGGCTTCGGCGCGACGGAGTTCACCGAGGTCGCCGACCTCATCGCGACGGCCCTGGTGCAGGGCCAGGCGACGGACGTCGACGCGCTCGCGGCGCGTGTCGCCCGCCTGACCGAGGCGTTCCCGCTCTACCCCGGCCTGCAGCAGTGA